TTGGTGCCCTGAGCAACTGGCTGGTGCAGGCGAATATTCCCCGTCAGGGCCAGACCGTGCTCTGGTGGGGGGGGCTGCGAGGATCGGTGTCAGTGGCCTTGGCCTTGAGTGTGCCGGTGAGTCTATCCCAACGGGAAGAGATCATCGCCATCGTGTTTGGGGTGATGTTGTTTACCCTGCTGGTGCAGGGGCTGACCACCCAGCCCCTGTTAGAAAAGCTGGGGCTACTCGGGGATGAACCACTGCGCCAGGAGTATAAGCAGATGGTGGCCCATCGGGTGGCCATGAATCGGGTGATGCAGCGACTGAGAGATCTGAAGCAGCGCCAGGAAATGGACCCGGAATTATTGGGCTATCAGATGGCCCTGGTGGAAGGTCAACTCAATGAGGTCAACGAAAAGCTGACCAAGTTAGTCCGTCAGAATCCCGAGATTCAAGCCTTCGCCACCCAGCAGCTGCGGGATGAATTGTTGGCGATCGAATCGGACACCTACGCCGAGTTCATTCGGGCCGGACAAATTAAGGATGAATTGAAGCCCCTGCTGCAAGAGGTGCTGCCGGATCGATTGGGGGAAGAGCATTAGCAGCGCTATCTCAGATCCAGCAATGGTCAGAGTTGCGATGGCCGCAGGCCGGTCTGCGACCCTCGCACGGTGATCTCGCTCGGGTAGAAGGCTGGAGGATGCGATCGCAGCGGCTCACTAACCTCCACAGGTATGGGGACAACTGCAGAATGGTGGAACCATAATCTACTGAGATAGGGTAACTATCATCACAGTCTACGTTGTTATGCTCCGGAGGTAGGTTATCCATAAGAGCAATCTTTGAAATTTTCTTGAACTATCTTCAACCCGGAAGCTTTTTCGCAGGGTACCTCAACTAGCATGAAGGCAAGCTAGTTCAAACATGATTGCCAATGAGATCGCAGCTATGAATAATTTTTACTTTCAACAGGAACTGACGTATGGAAACTAAGATGAGTAGACCTGTCAAACGACAAGCATTAGAAGTGGATACCTTAGACACTCTTTTTCAGGATTTAACCTCGTTTACTGCCAGAAATTTTCAACGAGAAACCATAGAAGCGATTTTACAGGGAGCCTTAGAAGGTAGCTTCAGGGGGACGCTCTTGCGGGCACCCACAGGGTCTGGCAAAACGGAAACAGCTGTATCCCCCTATCTGTTCGCAAGGACGTTAAGCATAGAGTTTCCTAAAAAACTGATTTATGTAGTGCCGTTAAGAACTTTGGCCAATAGTTTACGGGTAAGAACCCAGGGTCTGGTAAATGATTGGGCGAAGAAACACCTGCTCAATCGCCCACTGGCAGTCACACTTCAAACTGGAGAAAATCCTGAAGATCCAAGATTTGAAGGAGATATTATTTTCTGCACGATTGATCAAATGTTAAGCAGTTTTCTGAATATTCCATATTCAGTAGGTCGTGGTTCTGCCAACGTGAATGCAGGTGCTATTTTTTCTTCTTACTTAGTTTTTGACGAGTTGCATTTGCTTGATCCAGAGCGCTCCTTTGCAACCCTTTTGAAGGTTTTAGAGCAAGTGAATGGGATTTCTCCTTTTTTGTTAATGACTGCGACTCTGACAGATGAGCTAGCAGGTGAAATTCAGAAGGTAGTTTCCCAATGAAAGTTATTGAAGTGCAATCATCAGATTTACAGAAAATAGAGGGCGATCGCTGTCGCACTTTTGCCGCCATTGAGTCTCCATTGACTGCCGATTTAATCCTTCAGGATATTCGTGAGCATAATCGCAGACGAGTTATTGTTCTTTGCAATGTCGTATCTTTATCCCAGGGATTATTTCAGGACTTAGTCAATCACAAAGATTCTGATAGGTTAGAGATTACGCTGCTCCATTCCCGCTTTTTACCCGAAGACCGAAAGGAAAAAGAAGCGGATTTGGAAAGGAGGTTTGGAAAGGAGTGGCAACAGCAGGATGACGGTAAATGTCATGTGTTGATATCAACTCAGGTAATTGAGGTGGGCATCAATATCACCTGTGAGGTCATGCATACCCATCTATCGCCGATGAGTTCTTTATTGCAACGCGCCGGACGCTGTGCCCGGTTTGGGGGTAGGGGTGAGGTCAGAGTCTACCGTGAGATTCAGGTCGGAGGCGACACGCCAGCTTTGACGGAGGCTGATATTGCCGAAGATGTTGACGAGCAGGGTAAGCAGACTGGGAGGAAACGGCAGTTCTTACCCTATGAAGATGAAATCTGCAATTTAACCTGGAAGGTCTTAAAGCAGCATGACTCTTCAGTTCCAGTGGGTTTCAACATTGAGGAAGACTGGGTAAACGAAGTTCACGAAGATGAGTCACAATTACAAATCAAGCGCAGACAAAACAATCGCAAGAGCTTTATCACTCGATTTGAGGATGCTATTTTTCGAGGTGATCGCTCGGCTTCCCGTGACTTAATCCGCTGGGTTGATAACCGCAATATCTTTGTTGCCAGAGAACCCATTCTTATTGATGGTGAAAGCTCCGAAGTATCTATCGATGAATTAGAGCCGTTCTCTTTGCCGAGAACAACACTCTGTAAAGCCTTGAGAGATTTTCAGGAATTGGGAAATCAAAGTTGGCTATTTAAGCGCATTGAATCACCCGCAGACAAGAAAGCTGAAACCTATAGTCAGCCTATCCTCAGCGACATTAACACCACTAAAGACATTATCTTTAGCACCCGTATTCTGGTGAATCCTGAATATGTGTTCTACAGCAAGGATGTTGGCCTAAGAATTATCGTTGATCCTGAGCCATCAAGGGATGGCGAGCCTTTTGTTTCGCAGCCCAAGCAGAAAAAGACTGTCATCAATCAGTATCAGTACCACATGGATACCTACGTTGAGCATTTAGCGTTGATGTGGCGATGCTGGAATGAAGCCTGCTACGAACCTTATGTCAGTGTAAAAGATGAGATTTGTGAGGCAGGAGGTCGTTTTATTCGAGAGAAGGTCTTGCCAGATTACAAAATTACTGAGTCTGAATTACGACAGATAGAGACTACAGCCCTGTTTGAAATTCTGGTGTTCCTGGCAGTTTTAACCCATGACCTCGGCAAGCTTCAGCAACCTTGGCAGGATTCCATGCGATTATGGCAAAAAATTGCTTACGAAGAGTTTCGATCTGAAACATTCAAGGCTCACAATCCCAGGTCACTCTTGCTAGCCCACACAGATTATGACCCTAATGATAAAGAAACGAAGGACGTAGAGGGAAGAACTCAAAAACAGCGAATGCGAATTCATGAGACGACCGATCCACGTCCCGGACATGCCATTGAGAGTGCATTTCTGGGTTGGGAATTTCTGGACGCTCAATTCGTGCCTCTACTTGAGGATCACTTTGATCTTGATGAGGAGCAAATCAATAATCTTCTCAGTGTTGTCATCATGGCTGCGGGGAGACATCATTCAGCCTGGACGAACGGTTG
This portion of the Halomicronema hongdechloris C2206 genome encodes:
- a CDS encoding DEAD/DEAH box helicase, yielding MSRPVKRQALEVDTLDTLFQDLTSFTARNFQRETIEAILQGALEGSFRGTLLRAPTGSGKTETAVSPYLFARTLSIEFPKKLIYVVPLRTLANSLRVRTQGLVNDWAKKHLLNRPLAVTLQTGENPEDPRFEGDIIFCTIDQMLSSFLNIPYSVGRGSANVNAGAIFSSYLVFDELHLLDPERSFATLLKVLEQVNGISPFLLMTATLTDELAGEIQKVVSQ
- a CDS encoding helicase-related protein, giving the protein MKVIEVQSSDLQKIEGDRCRTFAAIESPLTADLILQDIREHNRRRVIVLCNVVSLSQGLFQDLVNHKDSDRLEITLLHSRFLPEDRKEKEADLERRFGKEWQQQDDGKCHVLISTQVIEVGINITCEVMHTHLSPMSSLLQRAGRCARFGGRGEVRVYREIQVGGDTPALTEADIAEDVDEQGKQTGRKRQFLPYEDEICNLTWKVLKQHDSSVPVGFNIEEDWVNEVHEDESQLQIKRRQNNRKSFITRFEDAIFRGDRSASRDLIRWVDNRNIFVAREPILIDGESSEVSIDELEPFSLPRTTLCKALRDFQELGNQSWLFKRIESPADKKAETYSQPILSDINTTKDIIFSTRILVNPEYVFYSKDVGLRIIVDPEPSRDGEPFVSQPKQKKTVINQYQYHMDTYVEHLALMWRCWNEACYEPYVSVKDEICEAGGRFIREKVLPDYKITESELRQIETTALFEILVFLAVLTHDLGKLQQPWQDSMRLWQKIAYEEFRSETFKAHNPRSLLLAHTDYDPNDKETKDVEGRTQKQRMRIHETTDPRPGHAIESAFLGWEFLDAQFVPLLEDHFDLDEEQINNLLSVVIMAAGRHHSAWTNGWQLSEVATKQSIRLHPQANQAVAKSWTALLNKLNLPSSIALPSKPFHFNQTEYEVGVTRLDCFEPDDLEYQQLYALVVRALRLCDSRSVQINHP